In Choristoneura fumiferana chromosome 4, NRCan_CFum_1, whole genome shotgun sequence, the sequence taaaatgtaaaaaaaggaAACCTGGCTTGTtttgtgtatgtatttaagGCAGTGCAGCATACGTTCCGTATAAGAACTAGCGCAGTATCCACTTGGACgacatgttgtttttttttgttttgagttCACTTTTCATTTTGGGGGATGCAGCGTTTGGTACGTATTACGTTTAGTTTTATCTTAATCGTTTCAGCAGTTTCAGTAAAAACAGTTAAAAGATCGAAAGGCAGACAGAAAGGTACTTTTGCACTTAATATTAAGTAACGATTGAGTAGTACTGTGGTTTAAAAAGTTGCATTAAGACCAAACAAACTAGCATTTTTATTACACGATCTGCTAAGCTGATTTGTTTTAGACGGAAACGGGtatattattttagaatatttttcgTATACTAAGTTGGTGCAAATAAGAAACAAGAATTGACATTTATCACGCTTTATTTCTATCCTGTGTTAGCCTTATTGGcctttggcattattgtttatttcCAAATACTTACGTATAGTTACtaacttttattaataaacttttcatttcagtGGCATCGCTGCCAAAATGTAGTATGAACGACAGTGAATGTCACCGAGAATTATTGCAAGTTATTTTAAGAGATATTGGAAAAACAGGAATCGAAGAACTGGGGATTCCTCCTATAGATCCAGTGGAGCTGAAGAATGTGTCCATATCCATTGCTGATTTAGTAGATGTCACCCTCGTGGATGGAGTAGGTTTAGGGGTCAAAGATTGCAAAATTAACAGTATGGTGTAAGTAGCTAAATAAGTTTATCAAAATAAGTTTGTCTATACgtctgacgaccggatggcccagtggttagagaacctgactacgaagcttgaggtcctgggtttgaatcccggccggggcagatatatgtatgaataatacgaatgtttgttctcgggtcttggatgtttaatatgtatttaagtatttatttatcgatataagtatgtttatccgttgcctagtgtccatagtacaagctttgcttagtttgggactaggtcaactggtgtcaAGAGTCccatgaaaaaaaagaaaaaaatatatatttaattatttaacacattaaataattttcatataCAGTTGCTAATAAATTGGGTACAATAATTTACGAGATATACCCTACAATGAATCAGttctttataatatatttaagttttcaattatttatagtAGGTATGAATAAAAATTGGATGACAATAGAAATACAgcgaacattttttttatcttcttaGTGCATAACttttaactgtttattttttgccaactgtacttgaattgtcatcTAACCCACACCATGTAAACcaaattcaagtcaatccagCACTTTCAGTGGGTTACATTAGACTTAGTTTTAACCCAAACTaacatcaaattaaataaaagcttgtgactTTTTATTTCAGGACTGATATCCCAGGCGGACGTATATCTGTTGATATACTATGTGATATAACAGTCAAAGGGCACTACAAAGCTTCTTCTTCTAGCCCCTTAATAAAGGCCTTGTTAGGAAAAGACTATTTACATGGTGATGGCTATGGAAAAGTCAGAGCTGGTAAGCGATCAGAATCTACATTCATACTGTTTGCAAAATGATAACACCGCGTTTTCCTAAATATGATATCGggctaaatgttttttttttctttaaaacccTTAAATGATTAGCGTACTTTTAGAGACAACTAAaattatagttattaaaaaaattatatatctaacaaaaaaattaatcgACTTAAAAACCATGACAATATATTTCTACCCAATTCGAAGTTGGTAccacagcacgagccagcaggagtagatCTAAAGTCATCTACCTCCCCTACTTACTTACAATTATATTGGacttctatcactcctgctaGCTTGTGCTGAGGCTGACTTTAAACTGGTAGAGAATCATTTTCATCGTCCTTTCCAGTACTGGTTATGTAAGTAAAAAggacaaggttttttttttacttagtaaTAAAAGTATTTATGTTCCTTTAAacgtatgtaagtatttataaaatttaaaacgttttatttcagaaaaaatacACCTGAAATTCGATTTCAAAATATCTGTCAGTCGAGGGGATGACGGAGAGGTGTATTTGACTGGCATATATAACGCTACCAAGTACCAATACGAATTTTTGGGAGATATTGCTTTTGCTGCTAATAACATCTTTTTGGGAGACGAGGACATCAGTAAGTActttagttaataataaagtaagtgtAAAGAGGAGTAACGTAGGAcgaccaatgagatggacggatgacctggttagaCGCGGGTACAatgtggatgcaggccacttccaataGAAGTAACTGGAAGGAGGAccatggggaggcctatgtccaacagtggacgtccttcggctgatatgatgatgatgatgaaaggtgTACCTAAAGCACAATGTAAAATTATCACCGATAAGTTCCATGCGACGGGCTTGTGCCCAAATCTCGCCAGTCTGACTAGAAAAGTttcaaatcgtcccgccatctcggGTGACGGCACCAGAGCAGAGGCAGACCAACGTGGAGATGGCGAGACGATTTGGACCTTTTCTAGTCAGACTGGCGAGATTTGGCTaaaagtagagacgagtggaagaaaAAAGGGAAGGCtttttcccagcagtgggacacactacaagctaaataaaaataaaagtgcaattatgtattattaaaataaacacagccgatgaacattttgaaaatatgaacTGTATCCACAACGCAGGCCCCGTCAACAAAGCAGTAGGACAAGTTTGACGCTCGAATAGCCCAGTGGTTGGAGAATATGGTTGcaaagcttgagatcccgggttcgtaCCCCGGGCGGaaaagatatttgtatgaaaaatgcgaaTATTTTTTTCGAGTTTTTGGgtgtttatgtatgtttattcgtaCCTGCAacaaaagctttgcttactttgggcctagatcaattggtgtcaactgtccggtgtcacttttttttgttttttatttacgtttattttatatttaatttctatTTCAACTTGCAGGTGAAGATGCTGTGCGATTACTCAACCAAAGCGCGAAAAGCCTTGCTCCCTATTTTGGCGCAACTTTCATAGAAAAAGCTCTAGAAATTTTGTTCACGGTTACCGGGAAGTTCTTTAGAACCGTCCCGACCAGATTATATCTCCAAGAAGACCTCACTCCgtacatacataagtaattaaaatttatttacaaaaacgaCAATCATgaacttgtattttattttcatttttttactaGGTGCAGCAggtgtttattaaaatagtggaaataattttgaatgctatttagtttatagttaagttttacttatggttatttttacttaatactattgttgtgtcttgtctTATCAATAAAATTGGAAgagatatttttacattttgaatGAGATGTTGCATATATAAGTCTAAGACCTAGACAATACAGTCTTAATTCAAACCACGTAACGTTCCAAGTTGTTTATTATTTGGAGAATACAGTCGTCCAAGTAAAATTTTACAGTCAATGGATCTTAACATCGCGATTTAGTTGCTCGCTAGACATATTAGTTTTGTTTTGCTGTGAGTTTGCCATAAGTACAGTCCAGTAAATAATTTGATTCCTGAGCTTCCATGAAACTTTTTCatggtaggtaaataattttctttgtcTATATTATAGAGTTACTTATAGACTCTATAGCAATATTTATCGAAAAAcgtaaaatgtatatttatggaggatttactatatgggtttagataaaaataatactattgCTCAGGGACAGTGTCGAATTGCGAACCCGTTCTTAGTCATCATTTTCATAATAAGTTACaactttaatgaaattaaaaaatgtatgtgTGTCTACTCGTGATCCTCTTTATataaattttgatgaaacgacATTAGGTACATCAAAGAAGTCTAAGCATTAAGCATGCCTCAGCAAATGGCGTAAAACAAAAACCGAAAcatttaagaataaaattaatttaaataataattagatacCTATATAGACAAAATTCAAAGTAAAGAGTCGTGGAGTTCTCCagacattaaatttaatatcaatATCACGCCTGGTGGATCCCGCGCGGGAACTAATTACTGTTGGTGATGGTAAAGTACTCAATTAACTGATTACGTCAGGGGTTCCCAAACGGTGCGCCGAATCGCCCTGGGGCGCCCTCTTGTGCCTACCTAAGGGCGCCACGTGTGCCTTGACAACTTTTTGGTGGAAATCGAGTTGTTGTGCTGTgtctagtcgcataattttcgcaagtcataatgtaatgtttctcataatttttgttagtcatacatcatcatcatcatcatcccagcctatatacgtcccactgctgggcacaggcctcctctcagatcaagagggcttgggccatagttcccacgcgggtccagtgcggattgggaacttcgcacgcaccattgaatcgcttcgcaggtttgtgcaggtttcctcacgatgttttccttcaccgcaaagctcgaggtaaatttcaaatgtgtatgtagtcatacataattcataattaatcGCAACTCATCTACTTATTGTCCCCCGACtgttcgcaaaaaaaaaacaatttttatcccgccgaaaccgtaaattttactgaaaaattgaaatggtcatcctataaaTAACTGTaggctaggttaggtttgttttataacaattaattCTGGTCAGTTAATGGAttcgtagaaaaaaatagttatgacaAACCATACATTGTGATAAACATAACTTTATGacttttaataattatgcgagccgatatggttCCGTAACGACGCCACACCATTGCTATCTATTGTACCCTATTTCTACTAGCTAGACTCCCTAGCTGCAAGGGCGCTGTGACGAAATACTAAGCCTGTAAGTGTACTGTAAACTGATAGCCAGAGGGGGAAAAGTTTGGGAATCCCTGGATTACGTTTTAATTTGAAtgtcttaataatattataaaataatatgaaactCTCTGCAAATCGTCCggttaagttaaattatttatttacgatagaactaaaaaacaatactaaaataatggaatggaatggagCTGCTAAGTTTTTGTCAGCCCcaatggaataaataaatttacgttGATGTTCTTAGTTGATCATGATTCGCATGTAGGTACGATAAAAATCACGAATTTCAACCATTTAAGAATTTACTAAAATTCCGGTGTTGCAAATTCaactaaggtaaacgtacgactGCTCGTCACTGACCCAGTAGTTGGCATACTTAATTTTATGTCGATAACAATtgaggtgacagcagggtgttaTCTATTGCGCGTTACCGTATCGGGCACTCGGACATTTACCTTACTAGACCTAATCGCGACGCGAGAGAACCCGGGGAGTAAAtgctaataaatatataatcctttttgaacaaaaataaacatacgTAATCCTTGTATACAGAATTTACTGTCGCAGCTCGTATTTTAGTAGGCCGCCGTAATTCCTCGTTGGATCTAGTCGCAGGGCGAGGCTTAGTCTAATTATTGTGTTATTATTTATGAGGCCTAAGACAATATTTCCGTGTTTGCATTGCGTCGTACAAACAACGCTAACAGACGGGCTCGGGTGGTGGAGCaaaaattgtattttcaaaCATTTGCCTTTTTACCAGACGCTGAAAACGAGGATTGTGCGTTTCGAGTGTGTTTCTGTCTTAcgcgttttcaaaaaaacgtGTACCTTTCCTTtcaaaagtatttaattttgttcatataaattttatgagtcagttttgtgacgcctaTATACcaattgtatgaaaaaacgtCACGAaactgatatttttgattgggacatttttcaaaccatcggaatcgattgtgcttttgattctgagtaggaaaaactatgtttttccaaaattgaaaaaaaaagaatgggtACACTTTATTAATGAAAATGCCCTAAGAACAGAGCCTGGAAGCAAAATAGATTGATAGATATGATGATGTTAGCTTATGgggcaaataaataattaagttttttaaccATTTGCACTGTTAATTTGTCTTGAaggaataaatattaaaacaccCTTGGATACCACAAGAGAAATTTTCAAGCGGATATTATGCCTTCGCGATACAGCCGTCATTAAAATTGTGAAGGGAGTGGGAAGTTGTAATTATACAGTTGAGTTGAAAAATgatccccttagaacgccacaatgaacgacaaatcGCCACTGCAtgcaccggttgcccgcaactctcaagACGTCGCCAGTCCATCTAGCGGGGGGCCTGCCAACGCTCCGTCTtgcggttcgcggtcgccactcgaagacttttctcccactactttttatttatttatttcatttattcaagCCATCAATTGTATGTACGTATAAGGTATACGCTGATGCTATGCAATACAGATAGTATCAATACAATTCAATACTTCAATTCCCCTTATCTGTACCTGGGGCAGGTAGCTAGTTATTCAAAAATTCCCACGAAAttactttgtattatttttgcatCCAGCTCCTTTAAATTGAATCATCCAACTCCCACACGCCTAACTCAGCTTACCCGAATTCCCATGCATGCCAATAACCTTTCTCGCAATTAATCGCCGCGAAACGATTCATTAAAGTTTAATGAGAAGTAACGTAACACTCCATTAATGGTCGGAATTCATTGACGCTTTCTTATTGTCTCGGCGAGGGCACACTTTGGGGGCCGTATGTCACTCCATAAATTGCCTACAATAAAATCGGAACGTCTTCCTTGATGATGTTAACTTGAAGAGGCTTGAgcgtagtaggtattttttttaaacataagtTTTACCAAAACCACATAGCACAATTCTctcttctttttaacccccaacgcaaaaagaggggtgttataagtttgaccgctatgtgtgtctttctgtggcaccgtagctcttaaacgggaggaccgatttgaatgcggttttttttatttcaaatcattGCTTTGAGTACCTACCCACTTACAGTTTGTTTAAATAggtttaagcattttttttctagaaGTACTTAATACGTAAGCGatgaggccgcctattgcttactttgttatttttcctcttgtgtatctgttttctgtatcgcttactatttctggtgtacaataaagagtctttgtattgtattgtattgcacgTTTAAAAAGTCGTAAATTAGCGATTTCAAATTTCTTgtaatgaatttaaatatttaactaatcctactaataccataaatccgaaagttttaagtctgtatgtttgtttgttactccatcacatctaaactgctgaaccgattaagatgaaatgaaggatagttttaatcccggaaacttgcatagtttccgcggaatAGCTTGaaacgaattctacgtagaCGGAATCGCGGGAAACAGGCTATTTTGTCATAAAACGCTAGCAAAAACTTGCGGCGATTTGTTTTCTGTGATTTATTGTCTGTGATATATTTAACCaagcattaaataatttaaacgtGGCCACTTACACAAATAGACTAGGTAAATGTACACAATAACATTTTTTGACTCATACTTTAATccgttaattataattataatttgacgAGATTTATCACAAAGGCGCTCTTTAGTACTGAACCAAAAGTCTGTTATCTAAGGTTAAATTTCAATAAAGGTCTGCGCAGTGCAGAGAACTAAAAAGACATTTCGTACTCGTTCTTTACTGAATTCGTCAAATATGACGTGACACAAGCGTTCTGCTGCTTACTGATTGGTTGATATTAGTTAATGCTATGCGCGCCTTCATGATGCCTAAAATTATTGGAGCAtagatttattttcaaataagttTATAATTCAACTGCCTGTAAGAAAATTGTTAAATACTCTCAAccgttttaaaaataactttctgaACAAATTGACTCATTACTTTTTATAAGTTGTTGTTTTTCTTTTGCTTAATTTTCGattgtaagtataaataaatactattttgTGACACTTCTAGCAACGCGTCACGATGTATCTATAGAGTACGCTGAATAAGCAAAAGGGAAATAAGGCAAGGGGGGGGTCAATGGAATTAATGTTTACGTTTAATTGTACCCCAATTTGGGAGACAGGCCCTCCGCTATGTGACGCGAGTTACAATGAAAAATAacataagcattatttaaaagataatttgAGGGGATTAATTTTGAGAAAAGGGCAGAGGTCGAACAATGTTACCATACGAAGAGTCGTTCAGACCGGCGACATTAGAaaatgtaacaatataaatagttTCATATATATTTACGGGACCtaatctttaatttaattaaccgtGAATTATTTAATGCTGACTCTCATGGATATTCCAAAATATATCGAGAGATTAACGTAatcctactaaaattattaatgcgaaagtttgtgagttacCTAGCTAACCCTACCCTTACTCGTGGTTTTTTTCGCATGAAtaagacaataataataataataatattggtttgatttatttttatcttacaatattgtatacaataaatactatttaacaaaactaaaactatttataaactaaactatgttacaaaataaaaagtcatccaaattttctgccccaggcattgaccccgtgacattaataatattaggtcTAATAGATGAATTGGAATCCCACAATTCACTGTATTtgtttgggaattcccaaatataactttttggtcttcacacACGAACAAAACAcccgttttaaattttatgtagtAGATTAATTACGTTTGAGATTGTGGAAATTTATTAATCGAAATGGGTcgatctgtttgagagctacgatactatagacatacagacggacatTGGCGACAAACTTATGACACCCTCCTTGAAAAAAAGTCTAAAAAAGTACGTCACCGTACAAATCGAgcgtttctttttttctttctttctctattcttgaaccgattttaaaaaaaggaggaggttctatgttccaatgtttgtatttttttatgtgtgttcaccgattactcagtcaattgtggaccgattttcaaaattattt encodes:
- the LOC141427551 gene encoding uncharacterized protein, which encodes MLFFFVLSSLFILGDAAFVASLPKCSMNDSECHRELLQVILRDIGKTGIEELGIPPIDPVELKNVSISIADLVDVTLVDGVGLGVKDCKINSMVTDIPGGRISVDILCDITVKGHYKASSSSPLIKALLGKDYLHGDGYGKVRAEKIHLKFDFKISVSRGDDGEVYLTGIYNATKYQYEFLGDIAFAANNIFLGDEDISEDAVRLLNQSAKSLAPYFGATFIEKALEILFTVTGKFFRTVPTRLYLQEDLTPYIHK